A window of the Oncorhynchus mykiss isolate Arlee chromosome 15, USDA_OmykA_1.1, whole genome shotgun sequence genome harbors these coding sequences:
- the LOC110536863 gene encoding potassium voltage-gated channel subfamily A member 1, translated as MEIALVSFENGGAKGSGGNAGDVASRNALDHPQPPPFVQCGLSELGYSGHKEINTIGSPKPRTWKINDMNNTLSCNENVMDALWRADHSPHLLDDDMLDIERRDMDNNERVLINIAGLKYETQLGTLNQFPETLLGDPYKRIKYFDPLRNEYFFDRNRPSFDGILYFYQSGGKIRRPVNVSIDVFADEIRFYRLGEEAMERFREDEGFIKEEEKPLPQNEFQKQVWLIFEYPESSSPARGIAIVSVLVITISIITFCMETLPEFRDERELPVTSRPGNNTVPRPSLTFTDPFFIVETTCVIWFTFEFIVRFFACPSKSEFSKTVMNIIDIMSILPYFITVGTELAEQQVEEPQEHGNGQTMSLAILRVIRLVRVFRIFKLSRHSKGLQILGQTLKASMRELGLLIFFLFIGVILFSSAVFFAEADEPESHFSSIPDAFWWAVVTMTTVGYGDMRPVTVGGKIVGSLCAIAGVLTIALPVPVIVSNFNYFYHRETDQDQSSLKDDPPNSSQDSPQLRRKDSKGSAKSGDEEDGTGAEKENIKANSSMNIKRSLYAFCLNKTESDL; from the coding sequence ATGGAGATAGCGCTGGTGAGTTTTGAGAACGGCGGAGCGAAAGGAAGCGGTGGCAATGCCGGAGATGTAGCCAGCCGTAACGCGCTGGATCACCCTCAACCTCCGCCGTTTGTCCAGTGTGGACTCAGCGAGCTGGGCTACAGCGGTCACAAAGAGATTAATACAATCGGGAGTCCCAAACCGAGGACGTGGAAAATCAACGATATGAATAACACTTTGAGTTGCAACGAGAACGTGATGGATGCGCTTTGGCGCGCAGACCACAGTCCCCATCTGTTGGACGATGACATGTTGGATATTGAgcgcagagacatggacaacaacGAGAGGGTGCTGATCAACATCGCTGGGTTAAAGTACGAGACACAGCTAGGGACACTCAACCAGTTCCCCGAAACGTTACTGGGGGACCCCTATAAGAGGATCAAATACTTCGACCCGCTCCGGAACGAGTACTTTTTCGACCGTAACCGGCCGAGTTTCGACGGGATCTTATATTTCTATCAGTCGGGAGGTAAGATCAGACGACCTGTCAATGTGTCTATCGACGTGTTCGCCGATGAGATTCGGTTTTACCGACTAGGGGAAGAGGCCATGGAACGGTTTAGAGAAGACGAGGGGTTTattaaagaagaagagaaaccgCTACCGCAGAATGAGTTTCAGAAACAAGTCTGGCTCATATTCGAATATCCGGAGAGTTCCAGCCCGGCGCGAGGCATCGCTATAGTCTCAGTGCTGGTCATCACCATATCCATTATCACATTTTGCATGGAGACACTACCGGAGTTCAGGGACGAGAGGGAGCTACCGGTCACCAGTCGGCCTGGTAACAACACCGTTCCGCGTCCCTCTCTCACATTCACAGACCCTTTCTTCATAGTGGAAACCACTTGCGTGATATGGTTCACTTTTGAATTCATAGTGCGTTTCTTCGCCTGCCCCAGTAAGTCGGAGTTCTCCAAGACCGTCATGAACATCATAGACATCATGTCTATCCTGCCTTACTTCATCACGGTGGGCACAGAGCTGGCGGAGCAGCAGGTGGAGGAACCGCAGGAGCACGGCAACGGACAGACCATGTCTCTGGCCATCCTCAGGGTCATCCGGCTGGTCAGGGTGTTCAGGATCTTCAAGCTGTCCAGACACTCCAAGGGGCTTCAGATATTAGGACAAACCCTCAAAGCCAGTATGAGAGAGTTGGGGTTGCTCATTTTCTTCCTCTTCATCGGAGTCATCCTCTTCTCCAGCGCTGTGTTCTTCGCCGAAGCAGACGAGCCCGAATCGCATTTCTCCAGCATCCCCGACGCCTTCTGGTGGGCCGTGGTCACCATGACAACGGTGGGCTATGGGGACATGAGGCCGGTGACAGTGGGGGGGAAGATAGTGGGCTCTCTCTGCGCCATCGCCGGGGTGCTGACCATCGCGCTGCCGGTGCCTGTCATCGTGTCCAACTTTAACTATTTCTACCACAGGGAGACGGACCAGGACCAGTCTTCTCTGAAAGACGACCCGCCCAACAGCAGTCAGGACAGTCCTCAGTTAAGGAGGAAGGACAGTAAGGGATCTGCCAAGTCGGGAGACGAGGAGGACGGAACAGGAGCGGAGAAGGAGAATATCAAGGCTAACAGCAGCATGAACATTAAACGATCCCTTTACGCGTTCTGTCTGAACAAGACGGAGTCGGACCTGTAg